The Pseudomonas sp. LFM046 region GAGGTTCAGGCGCATCCGCCAGCCGCCGGAGAAGTCACCGACGCGGCGGTCCATCTGCTCCGCCGTGAAGCCGAGGCCGGCCAGCAACTTGCGGGCACGCGCGTCGGCCGTGTAGCCGTCGGCGCTGTCGAGCTCGATGTGCAGCCGGGCGATGGCGGTGCCGTCATGGCCCGCTTCAGCCGCGGCAAGATCACGCTGCACCTGGCGCAGGTGCTGGTCGCCGTCGAGCACGTAGTCCACGGCCAGGCGCTCGAGGTTGTCCACTTCCTGACGCATGTGGGCGATGCGCCAATCCGCGGGCAACTGGCAGTCGCCGGCGTCCGGACCCAACTCGCCACGCAGCAGGGCAAAGAGGCTGGATTTGCCGGCACCGTTGGCGCCGATGAGGCCGACCTTCTGGCCGGCGTGCAGGGTCAACTCGGCGCCTTCTAGCAGGCGCTGAGGACCACGCTGTAGAGTGAGATTTTGCAGTCGGATCATGATGGCGGCGGAGTTTATCAGCTTCGCCGCGGAGTCGCCCGAGGACAGACATGCCTTCAGACCTGTGGACGTTCGCCCTGCGCCTCTACACCGAACCGGGTGTCGAGCAAGCCTGCCTGCGCCTGCAGGATCGCGGCATCGATGTCTGCCTGCTGCTCACGGCCTGCTGGCTGGGACGCTGTGGCGCGACGTTCGACACCTCACGCCTGGACGCCCTGAAGCAGGTGTGCGAGCCCTGGCAGGAACAGGTGGTCAAGCCGCTGCGCTCGTTGCGTCAGGCATGGCGCGCCCAGGCCCAGGATGATCCGGCGCTGGCGGGATTGCGGGAGCAGGTCAAGGCACTGGAACTGGAGGCCGAACGCAAATTGCTGGCACGGCTGGAAGTGGCCGCGGATGGCTGGGGGGAACGGGGTTCAGAACAGGTCGAAGCCTGGCTTCTGGGGAGCCACCCAGGACTGGAAGGAGCGGACCGCGACGCGCTTGATCTACTGCGCGTCGCGGCCCAGGCGCTTTAGTTCGACGGCGAGGTCGGGGAAGCGCCGTTGCTGCTGGCGGGCGACACGCTGGCAACCGGAGCGGCGGCCGGCGCCGGCGCGGCCGGAGCAACGGTAGCGGGCTTGGCGGCCGGAGCCGGGGCAGGGGCCGGAGCAGCGGGTTTCGCGGCAGCGGGCTTGGCCGGGGCAGCGGGCTTCTTCACCGCCGGCTTGGCGGCAACTTTCTTCGCGGCAGGCTTGGCGGCCGGCTTCGCAGCAGCAGGCTTGGCTGCAGCAGCCGCTGCCGGTTTGGCGGCGGGTTTTGCTGCGGGCTTGGCCGCTGCAGCGGGTTTCGCAGCGCTGGCAGCCGGCTTCGCGGCAGGCTTGGCGGCGGGCTTCGCAGCAGGTTTCGCAGCCGCTTTGGCCGCAGGCTTGGCGGCCGGTTTGGCAGCGGGCTTGGCGGCGGCGGTCTTCGCGGCCGGCTTGGCTGCAGGCTTCGCAGCGGCAGTCTTCGCGGCCGGCTTGGCTGCGGGCTTGGCAGCGGAAGCCTTGGCAACCGGTTTGGCTGCAGGCTTGGCAGCGGCAGCCTTGGCAACCGGTTTGGCTGCAGGCTTGGCAGCGGCGGTCTTCGCAACCGGCTTGGCTGCAGGCTTGGCAGCGGCAGCCTTGGCAACCGGTTTAGCGGCGGGCTTGGCAGCCGGCTTCGCGGCAGCGGTCCTCGCGGCAGGCTTGGCGGCGGCAACCTTGGCAGCCGGTTTCGCAGCAGGCTTGGCTGCGGCTTTGGCAGCAGGTTTGGCTGCCGGCTTGGCAGCAGCTTTTGCAGCAGGTTTAGCCGCGGCTTTGGCAGCAGGCTTGGCCGCCGCCGACTTGGCTTCGCGGCTGCCCAGCGCCTTGCTGGCGGCCTCGCGTACCTTGCCGACGCCCTGGGCGAGCTTCAGGCTCTCCTGGGAGTCACGCTTGAGCTGAGCGATGTAGGCGCGGGTTTCGGACTGACGATTCTTCAAGGTGTCCAGCAGGGCTTCGAGCTCGCCGATGCTGTCCTTGGCCTTGGCTTGTGCCTTGGCCTTGCCGGCCTTGGCCGCATCCTGCAGCTTGGTGCGCGCAGCGTGGAGTTTTTCCTGGGCCTTGCCGCGCTGCTTCTCCAACTTGGTCAGCAGCTGTTCAGCATCGACCGATGCCTGGGCGCAGGCTTTTTCGAGGTGTTCGAGCAGACTGTGGGACAGTTGATGCAACAGGTGCAGCGGGGTGCTAACAGGCTTCTTCTTGGCCGACATGGTATGCCTCCTGGCGGGCGTTATTTGGCCCATACTAGTCGCCTGTTTCGCGAGTCGCCAGAGGCCGCGCCATTCCGCCCGCCGTGGCTTTGCGACTGATTGCCGGCACACGGTTTCTCGCTTGCGATGGGGACATGGAAATGCAAGGCCGGAAACCGGTATTGCGCCAACCGCTGCGAGACGCCAGGAAGGCTCTGGAATCAGGGGTGCAGAGGTTCTCTCGCACCCCAGCTCCGGTGCCGGGCAGGACGGTTATCAGGCCGGTTGCGAGGCCTGACCCTGGTGGGCGTTGTGCAGCACTTCGATCAGGCAGTCTTCCAGCTCGAAGCGTTCATGAAGCAACTGCCCGAGATTGCTCAGCTCGGTCGTCAGGCAGAGGTCACGGCAATCGCCGTTGTCGCAACGGTCGTTGAAGGCCAGGGCGACTTCGGTGATGACTTCGATGCGGGGATAGATTTGCTTGGCGAGGTCAAGGCCGCGCTGGTCACCGAAGGCTTTCGCCTCGTTGAGCAGTTGCTCGTAGACCTCGAAGTGCCCTGCGGAAACATAGTCCAGCAGGACCTCACAAAACCTTTGCAGCGCTTCTGCGTTGGCGCTGGGTGCCTGTGGTTTTTCGCTCAGCGAGCTGTACACGCGGATCAGCTCATGGCGCTCCTGCAGCCAGCGGTCGATCAGCTGGTGCACGCCACCCCAACGTTCCTGAGCGTTCTGGCAACTTTCGAGCATGGTGACGACCTCACTTCCCTAATTCGGTAATGCCGTTATACGTCTGCTCCGAGACGGTTTTTTGTCGACCGGTGCAAGATCCTGGGAAGACACCGCCAAAACGGCAATATTCCGGCGGCGCGTGCGGGCCAGATTATGCCCGCCGGGCAGTGCCATCAAGGCGCTGACGGGAAAAAATTCATACGGGCGTTTAAACGACAGGCCGCGGCCCGTCTGGCCGGAGACCTTGAAGGACTCGCAGGGGACGAGGGCAGAGGAAGAGGCGGGGAAACAGCGCGTTGAGGGACACGACAAAGGGCGCGCGGAGCAGCCACGCGCCCTGGATTTTCACGCGCGGCGCAGCAGCTGATAGAGGGAGAAAAGGATGCAGCCGGCGAAGGCCAGCAGGCTCCACTCGGGGATGCTCATGCCGAAGAGGGTCCAGGTCACTTCCGCACAATCGGCCGTGCCATGGAGCATGGTTTTGACGATCTCCAGGAAGGGCCACGCTTCGATCATGTAGTCGAAGCTCGGCAGGCAGGCGGGCAGTTGGTCCGCCGGCACGCTCTGCAACCAGATCTGGCGCCCGGCCGCAGCCGTACCACCCACGGAGAACAGCAGCGCAAAGGCCGCATAGACACGACGGCCGACACGCTCCGGACCATGCAGGGAGGCGATCATGCACACCACGCCGAAGGCGATGATGAAGACGCGCTGGACGATGCACAGCGGGCAGGGTTCGAGGCCGAGCGCATGCTCGAGATAAAGCGCACCGCCCATGATGGCGACGCAAGCGAGAAAGGCGAGGAAGAAGAGCGAACGCGGGCTTGCCAGAGACATGGCGGCTCCGTTGGGTTATCGGGAAGGGCGTTACGGTAGTGGAAAGGGCCTCTGGCTTTCAAGGCGACCGTCTAGGCTGGGAAGGGTTGCCTGTCCGGAGAACACCGCCATGCGTCGGCTGCTCATTCTCTCGCTGCTCCTGCTGCCCTGGCTGGCCAACGCCGCACTGCCCCTGGACCGCATCCGGCTGCCCGAGGGCTTTCGTATCAGCCTCGTGAGCGACCAGTTGCCCAACGCCCGGGAGATGACCTGGGGCGCGCGGGGCACCCTGTTCGTCGGCAGCAATGCCGCCGGCAAGGTCTATGCGTTGGACCCTGCCAGCGGCAAGGTCCGCATCGTCGCCGACGACCTACAGCTGCCGGTGGGCGTGGCCTACAAGGACGGTGATCTGTACATCTCTGCGGTCAGCCGCATCCTGCGGCTGCGCGGCATAGAGTCGCGGCTCGACTCGCCGCCGAAACCCGAAGTGGTCTTCGCGGGCTTTCCGAAGGAAACCCACCACGGCTGGAAATTCATCGCCTTCGGCCCCGACGGCAAGCTCTATGTGCCGGTCGGCGCGCCCTGCAACATCTGCGCACGAGACCCGGACGTTTATGCCGCCATCCACCGCATGAACCCTGACGGCAGCGGCCTGGAACTGGTAGCTCGTGGCGTGCGCAACTCTGTGGGCTTCGACTGGCACCCGCAGACGGGCGAGCTCTGGTTCAGCGACAACGGTCGCGACCTGATGGGCGACGACGTGCCGGACTGCGAATTGAACCGCCTGGAAAAAACCGGCCAGCACTTCGGCTTCCCCTATTGCCACGGCGGCGACGTGGCCGACCCCGAATTCTCCCAGCGCCCCTGCAGCGACTTCGTCGCCCCGGTGGCGAAGCTGGGCCCTCATGTGGCGCCGCTGGGCCTGCGCTTCTACACCGGCCAGCAGTTTCCCGAGGCGTACCGGAATAACCTGTTCATCGCCGAGCACGGCTCCTGGAACCGCAGCGAGAAGATCGGATACCGGATCAAGCGGGTGGAGCTCAATGAGGATGGCAGCCTGAAACGCCAGAGCGTGTTCGCCGAAGGCTGGCTGGAGGATGGCGAAGTCTGGGGGCGGCCGGCGGATGTGCTGGTAACGCCCGACGGCGCGCTGCTGGTCAGCGATGACTACGCCGGGGCCATCTACCGCATCGACTACGTGGGTCGTTAGACGGTGACCAGCCCGTAGGATGGGTAGAGCGGAGCGAAACCCATGCTGTCGGATCGATGGGGTGAGACCTCCACTGTGCGAGAAGTCATTCGAGAACCGGACCGCAGGCCCCACCGCTGACTGTAGCCACCGCGCAAGACGGTAACGAAAAAGGCCCGGGGATTTCCCGGGCCTTCTTGTCTCAGGCGATCTTCTCCGCCGGCAGCGGCAGGGCCGGCAGGCGCTGGTCCAACAGGCCGAGGCCTTCCTGGAACAGTTGGTTGCTGCGCTCCACTTCACCCAGCTGCGCCAGCAGGCGGGCCAGTTCGGCACAGGTCTCGGGGTCGCGGCGGGAGCTCAGGCTGCTTTCGAAATACTCCCGTGCCTTGCCCCAGAGGCGGTTGCGCAGACACAGGCGGCCCAGGGTGAGGAGCAGCGTGGCGTCGCTGGCGTGTTCCTTCAGCCAGCCCTCGGCGGTCTGCAACTGGCGCGACGGATCGCGGCCGCGCAGCAGGCCATAGAGCCGCACCAGACCGTCATCGTGACCGCGCTTGATGGCGGTACGGACCGATTCCTCGGCCTCTTCCTCGGCCCCCAGGCGACGCAGTTGCTCGGCGAACGCCAGCACCAGGCGAGGCTCGTTCCGCTGCGCAGCGGTGAGCTGCTGCCAGGCGCGCGTCAGGGGCTGCAGGGCAGTCTCCCCTTCGTTCAGGCCTTCTTCGCCAGCCTGGTACAGGCGGGCACTCCAGGCACGCAGTTCCAGCTCCGCCAGCTGGTTTTCCGGCAGCGCTTTTTCCTTGCGCAACGTCGGCAGCAAGCCCACCACCGACGCCCAGTCGTCACGCACTTCGTGCAGGTGCAGCAACTGACGCAGCACCTGGTGGTGGCGGGGATGGCGCTCGTGAACGGCGTTGAGGGTCTCCAGGGAGGCCGCCGAATCGCCACGATCCAGTTGCAGTTCCGCGTGGGCCAGGGCAATGGCCAGTTCGGCCTGCGGCTGTCGCTCGAGGGCACGCTCCAGCAGGCGCTCGGCTTCATCGCTCTGGCCGATCTTCTGCGCGGCGCGGGCAGCGCCCAGGTAGTAGATCAGCGGCTGCGGGTCATTTTCCGCGGCGCGCTTGAGGTGGCGCAGGGCACGGGCCCAGCGACCTTCGGCCAGGTCCAGCAGGCCTTGCTCGGAGGCCAGCCGGGCGCGGCGGCGGGCATTGCGCCGGGACCAGGGATTGACCACGCCACCCGACACCACCACCAGCCGAAGCAGGTAGCGCAGGCCGGTGAACAGCAGCCAGAGCGCCGTCAGCAGGGCCAGGGTTGCCCAGAGGGTGGACTCGTAGCGGAAGCCTTTGTACGCGATCAGCACGTAGCCCTTGTGCTGGGCCACCGCCATGCCGATGAGGGTGACGGCCGCGCCGATCACCAGGAGGATCAGCAGGACCTTGAGCAAGCGTTTCATTGGCCGGTCTCCTGGGCCGGCTCGGCCGCTTTCGGCTCCCCGGATTCGGCTGCCGCCCCCGGGGTGCGTTGCAGGTAGGCCTGCAGCGCAGTCAGCGCCGGAGTCAGGTCGGGCGCCTGCACTTCCACCGGCTGGCCCGCGAGTTCATCGAGGCGCGCCAGCAGGGCGCGGCTGTCGGGGTTCTCTTCGTTGAAGTGCCCCTTCAGCACCTCGCGCGCCTGGCGCAGGGAATGCTGGTAGACCTGGGTCTGGCCATGCAGGGCGCCCCACTGGGCCTGCTCCAGGGCCAGAGACAGGGCCAGGCGGACCTGGGACAGGTTCTGCCCGGACAGCAGCGGCTTGATGTCCTGGTCAGCGTTCAGTTGGATACGGAAGTAGTGGGAAAGCTTTTCCAGCCACTCGGACCAGCGACTGCCGCCATCGCCTTCGGCGGCCATGTCCAGCAGCACGCCACCCTTGTCTTCGAAGGCGGGCACCAGCGGGTTGAGCTGGGCGGCCTGATCACGCAGGGCGCCCAGTTGCAGGAAGAGGCCGGTGCGATCCGGCTGCTGGGTGCTGCGCAGGGCCACCAGGCTCTTCGCCAGCTGTTCGCGGGCGGCGTAGGCGGCGGGGTCGTCCTGCTCGCGGAGGATGTCGTCGGCGGCCTGCACCAGCGCGGTGGCGCTGTAGATGTCCTGCAGCGCCGAGAGACGCAGGCTGGCCAGGCGCAACAGGTGCTCTGCCTCAGTGAGGCGCCAGTCCTTGCGGCTGGCGCCGAGGATGGTTTCCAGACGCTGACGCAGCTGCTGCTGATCACCCTGGAGGTCCACCAGCAGGCGACGACGCTCGTCCAGCTCTGCTGCGCTGGGCAGCTCGGCCAGACGCTCGGTGAGCTGCTGCTCGCGCTGGGCCAGAGCTCGGGTCTGGCCACGGGCATCCTCGACCATGTTGAGCTGCTGCTGGTCACGGGCTTCCAGGCTGCGCACCTGCCAGAGGCCCCAGCCGCCCACGGCGATGCCGGCGGCGCCCAGCAGCAGGGCGAACAGGGCCAGGCCATTGCCTCGTGGGGCGGACGCAGCGCTGGTGGTGACGGGCTCGGTGGCTACGGTGTGTTGCTCTTGTTTCGGGGCTTCTGCTTCGCTCACGTATCCATCCTTCGCATCAAAGGGTCGGCGCTGGATGCTGCCTGAGCGCCGCCAGCAAGGCCGCGGCACTGGCGCCACGGCAATCCACAACGTTATGGGCACCCGCTTCGACGGCCTGCTCGGCCACGCGCGGGCTGGGTACGAACAAGGTGAGGCGGGCCAGGTCGGCCCAGGCATCAC contains the following coding sequences:
- a CDS encoding TIGR02444 family protein is translated as MPSDLWTFALRLYTEPGVEQACLRLQDRGIDVCLLLTACWLGRCGATFDTSRLDALKQVCEPWQEQVVKPLRSLRQAWRAQAQDDPALAGLREQVKALELEAERKLLARLEVAADGWGERGSEQVEAWLLGSHPGLEGADRDALDLLRVAAQAL
- a CDS encoding AlgP family protein, with translation MSAKKKPVSTPLHLLHQLSHSLLEHLEKACAQASVDAEQLLTKLEKQRGKAQEKLHAARTKLQDAAKAGKAKAQAKAKDSIGELEALLDTLKNRQSETRAYIAQLKRDSQESLKLAQGVGKVREAASKALGSREAKSAAAKPAAKAAAKPAAKAAAKPAAKPAAKAAAKPAAKPAAKVAAAKPAARTAAAKPAAKPAAKPVAKAAAAKPAAKPVAKTAAAKPAAKPVAKAAAAKPAAKPVAKASAAKPAAKPAAKTAAAKPAAKPAAKTAAAKPAAKPAAKPAAKAAAKPAAKPAAKPAAKPAASAAKPAAAAKPAAKPAAKPAAAAAAKPAAAKPAAKPAAKKVAAKPAVKKPAAPAKPAAAKPAAPAPAPAPAAKPATVAPAAPAPAAAPVASVSPASSNGASPTSPSN
- a CDS encoding Rsd/AlgQ family anti-sigma factor, whose protein sequence is MLESCQNAQERWGGVHQLIDRWLQERHELIRVYSSLSEKPQAPSANAEALQRFCEVLLDYVSAGHFEVYEQLLNEAKAFGDQRGLDLAKQIYPRIEVITEVALAFNDRCDNGDCRDLCLTTELSNLGQLLHERFELEDCLIEVLHNAHQGQASQPA
- a CDS encoding disulfide bond formation protein B, whose amino-acid sequence is MSLASPRSLFFLAFLACVAIMGGALYLEHALGLEPCPLCIVQRVFIIAFGVVCMIASLHGPERVGRRVYAAFALLFSVGGTAAAGRQIWLQSVPADQLPACLPSFDYMIEAWPFLEIVKTMLHGTADCAEVTWTLFGMSIPEWSLLAFAGCILFSLYQLLRRA
- a CDS encoding sorbosone dehydrogenase family protein; translated protein: MRRLLILSLLLLPWLANAALPLDRIRLPEGFRISLVSDQLPNAREMTWGARGTLFVGSNAAGKVYALDPASGKVRIVADDLQLPVGVAYKDGDLYISAVSRILRLRGIESRLDSPPKPEVVFAGFPKETHHGWKFIAFGPDGKLYVPVGAPCNICARDPDVYAAIHRMNPDGSGLELVARGVRNSVGFDWHPQTGELWFSDNGRDLMGDDVPDCELNRLEKTGQHFGFPYCHGGDVADPEFSQRPCSDFVAPVAKLGPHVAPLGLRFYTGQQFPEAYRNNLFIAEHGSWNRSEKIGYRIKRVELNEDGSLKRQSVFAEGWLEDGEVWGRPADVLVTPDGALLVSDDYAGAIYRIDYVGR
- a CDS encoding heme biosynthesis HemY N-terminal domain-containing protein — translated: MKRLLKVLLILLVIGAAVTLIGMAVAQHKGYVLIAYKGFRYESTLWATLALLTALWLLFTGLRYLLRLVVVSGGVVNPWSRRNARRRARLASEQGLLDLAEGRWARALRHLKRAAENDPQPLIYYLGAARAAQKIGQSDEAERLLERALERQPQAELAIALAHAELQLDRGDSAASLETLNAVHERHPRHHQVLRQLLHLHEVRDDWASVVGLLPTLRKEKALPENQLAELELRAWSARLYQAGEEGLNEGETALQPLTRAWQQLTAAQRNEPRLVLAFAEQLRRLGAEEEAEESVRTAIKRGHDDGLVRLYGLLRGRDPSRQLQTAEGWLKEHASDATLLLTLGRLCLRNRLWGKAREYFESSLSSRRDPETCAELARLLAQLGEVERSNQLFQEGLGLLDQRLPALPLPAEKIA
- a CDS encoding uroporphyrinogen-III C-methyltransferase; the protein is MSEAEAPKQEQHTVATEPVTTSAASAPRGNGLALFALLLGAAGIAVGGWGLWQVRSLEARDQQQLNMVEDARGQTRALAQREQQLTERLAELPSAAELDERRRLLVDLQGDQQQLRQRLETILGASRKDWRLTEAEHLLRLASLRLSALQDIYSATALVQAADDILREQDDPAAYAAREQLAKSLVALRSTQQPDRTGLFLQLGALRDQAAQLNPLVPAFEDKGGVLLDMAAEGDGGSRWSEWLEKLSHYFRIQLNADQDIKPLLSGQNLSQVRLALSLALEQAQWGALHGQTQVYQHSLRQAREVLKGHFNEENPDSRALLARLDELAGQPVEVQAPDLTPALTALQAYLQRTPGAAAESGEPKAAEPAQETGQ